Proteins from a single region of Chromobacterium sp. ATCC 53434:
- a CDS encoding TetR family transcriptional regulator — protein sequence MARKTREEAEQTRQQLLDAAERLFSEHGVSRTTLADIAAAAGLTRGAVYWHFQNKLDLYRAMLDRVSAPFDDIRELLLLAAAADPARALWDHSHRLLGVIEHNPQVRRILLILFMRSEHVGELAPIHEECVAHMHEARGMLSQVVKAAKDRGQTYDCIDPDEVAVALQSLHDGLMNRLLVETPCPDATHAASRLLQYLYRGIFLPPVMEQLTTCG from the coding sequence ATGGCACGGAAGACACGCGAAGAGGCGGAGCAGACGCGACAGCAACTGCTGGACGCCGCCGAGCGGCTGTTCAGCGAGCATGGAGTGTCGCGCACCACATTGGCGGATATCGCCGCCGCCGCCGGCCTGACCCGCGGCGCGGTGTACTGGCATTTCCAGAACAAGCTGGACCTGTACCGCGCGATGTTGGACCGGGTGTCGGCGCCGTTCGACGACATCCGCGAGCTGCTGCTGCTGGCCGCCGCCGCCGATCCGGCCCGCGCGCTGTGGGACCACAGCCACCGGTTGCTGGGGGTGATCGAGCACAATCCGCAGGTGCGCCGCATCCTGCTGATCCTGTTCATGCGCAGCGAACATGTCGGCGAACTGGCGCCGATACACGAGGAGTGCGTCGCGCACATGCACGAGGCGCGCGGAATGCTGAGCCAGGTGGTGAAGGCCGCCAAGGACAGGGGCCAGACCTACGACTGCATCGATCCGGACGAGGTGGCGGTGGCTTTGCAGTCGCTGCACGACGGCCTGATGAACCGCCTTCTGGTGGAAACGCCCTGTCCGGACGCCACCCATGCCGCCAGCCGGCTGTTGCAATATTTGTATCGCGGCATTTTCCTGCCGCCGGTAATGGAACAACTTACCACTTGCGGCTGA